The genome window ATACGAAAGGGGAAGGCGACTCCACCTGGATTCACTTCGACGACACCGTATACGGCGGCGACTTCCTGGCGAACCAACCGCCAGTAAAAGCTATGTGTGACGCAGCACCTGGCATCATCTACATGCTGGACCGCATGGGTGTTATGTTCAACCGTACACCTGAGGGTCTCTTGGACTTCCGTCGTTTCGGGGGAACGCAGCACCACCGTACAGCGTTTGCCGGTGCGACCACTGGCCAACAGCTCCTGTACGCTTTGGACGAACAAGTACGTCGTTACGAAGCAGAAGGACTGGTTACCAAGTATGAATATTGGGATTTCCTCGGAGCCGTTTTGGACGATACCGGTACCTGTAAAGGGATCACGGCGCAAAACATGCGTTCCGGCGAAATTCAATCCTTCCGCGCAGATGCCGTCATCCTGGCGACTGGCGGACCTGGTATCATCTTCGGTAAATCGACCAACTCGATTATCAACACAGGTACAGCAGCATCTGCGGCTTACCAGCAAGGCGTAATCTACGCGAACGGCGAAATGATCCAAATTCACCCGACTGCGATCCCAGGCGACGACAAGCTGCGCCTGATGTCCGAGTCTGCTCGTGGTGAAGGTGGACGCGTATGGACATACAAAGACGGTAAACCTTGGTACTTCCTGGAGGAAAAATATCCAGCGTATGGTAACCTGGTGCCTCGTGACATCGCAACACGTGAAATCTTCAGTGTGTGCGTAGACATGAAGCTGGGTGTAAACGGCGAAAATACAGTTTACCTCGACCTGTCTCACAAAGATCCAAAAGAGCTCGATGTCAAGTTGGGCGGAATCATCGAGATCTACGAGAAATTCGTAGGGGATGACCCACGTAAAGTTCCAATGAAAATCTTCCCTGCTGTTCACTACTCGATGGGCGGTATGTGGGTAGATTACAACCAAATGACCAACATCCCTGGTCTGTTCGCTGCAGGTGAGTGCGATTATTCCCAACACGGTGCAAACCGCCTGGGTGCAAACTCCCTCCTGTCTGCGATCTTCGGCGGTATGGTAGCAGGGCCAAAAGCAATCGAATACATCGAAGGTCTGAAGCAATCCGCGGATGATCTGTCCTCGACGCTCTATGATGGTTTCACCAGCCAAGAGCAAGCGAAATACGACAACATCCGGAAAATGGATGGTACCGAAAATGCTTACCTGATCCACAAAGAGCTGGGTGAGTGGATGACGGACAACGTAACCGTTGTTCGTTACAACGATCGTCTGCAAAAAACAGACGACAAAATCCAAGAGTTGATGGAGCGCTACAAAAAAATCAACATCAACGATACAAACAAATTCAGCAACGCGGGAGCTTCGTTCACTCGTCACCTGTGGAACATGCTGGTCCTGTCCCGTGCCATCACGATCGGCGCGCTCAAGCGTGACGAGAGCCGCGGTGCGCACTACAAACCAGATTTCCCTGAGCGCGATGACGAGAACTTCATGAAGACAACCATGGCGAAGTTCAATGCAGAAACGACTGCGCCAGAGATCTACTACGAAGAAATCGACGTTTCCCTGATCGCTCCACGTAAGCGTGACTATACGACAAAGCATTAATAGATAGGAGGTAACTGATCATGGCAGAAAAATTAGTACATCTGATTATTACTCGTCAAGATAGCCCTGACAGCACTCCGTACAAGGAAGAGTTCAAAATTCCTTACCGTCCGAACATGAACGTCATCGGGGCGCTGATGGAAATTCAGCGTAATCCTTTGACTGCACAAGGTCAAAAAACGGCTCCGGTAAACTGGGAATCGAACTGCCTGGAAGAAGTATGTGGTGCGTGCTCGATGGTCATCAACGGAAGACCACGTCAAGCTTGCTCTGCGTTGATCGATAAACTCGAACAGCCGATTCGTCTCGAACCTATGAGCACTTTCCCGGTGCAGCGCGACTTGTCCGTTGACCGTAGCCGTATGTTCGACGCACTCAAGCGTGTAAAAGCATGGATCCCAATCGATGGTACGCATGACCTCGGTCCTGGTCCTCGCATGCCTGAGGTAGATCGCCAATGGGCGTACGAGCTGTCCAAGTGCATGACTTGCGGTGTATGTCTGGAAGCATGCCCGAACGTAAATGCGAAATCCGAATTTATCGGTCCTTTCGCGATTTCCCAAGTTCGTTTGTTCAACGAGCATCCAACTGGTAAAATGAACAGACATGAGCGTCTGGATGCATTGATGGGAGACGGCGGTATCGGCGATTGCGGTAACTCGCAAAACTGCGTACAGGCTTGCCCGAAAGGCATTCCACTCACTACTTCCATCGCTCACATGAACAAAGAAACAACCAAACATGCTGTGAAGAAGTTCTTCTTCTCCTAATCGCATGGATAAAGAAGCGTGCAATCCCACTCAGGGTTGCACGCTTTTTTGCTTTTGCAAAAGG of Brevibacillus choshinensis contains these proteins:
- the sdhA gene encoding succinate dehydrogenase flavoprotein subunit, translating into MAKGKLIIVGGGLAGLMATIKAAEKGVPVQLFSLVPVKRSHSVCAQGGINGAVNTKGEGDSTWIHFDDTVYGGDFLANQPPVKAMCDAAPGIIYMLDRMGVMFNRTPEGLLDFRRFGGTQHHRTAFAGATTGQQLLYALDEQVRRYEAEGLVTKYEYWDFLGAVLDDTGTCKGITAQNMRSGEIQSFRADAVILATGGPGIIFGKSTNSIINTGTAASAAYQQGVIYANGEMIQIHPTAIPGDDKLRLMSESARGEGGRVWTYKDGKPWYFLEEKYPAYGNLVPRDIATREIFSVCVDMKLGVNGENTVYLDLSHKDPKELDVKLGGIIEIYEKFVGDDPRKVPMKIFPAVHYSMGGMWVDYNQMTNIPGLFAAGECDYSQHGANRLGANSLLSAIFGGMVAGPKAIEYIEGLKQSADDLSSTLYDGFTSQEQAKYDNIRKMDGTENAYLIHKELGEWMTDNVTVVRYNDRLQKTDDKIQELMERYKKININDTNKFSNAGASFTRHLWNMLVLSRAITIGALKRDESRGAHYKPDFPERDDENFMKTTMAKFNAETTAPEIYYEEIDVSLIAPRKRDYTTKH
- the sdhB gene encoding succinate dehydrogenase iron-sulfur subunit produces the protein MAEKLVHLIITRQDSPDSTPYKEEFKIPYRPNMNVIGALMEIQRNPLTAQGQKTAPVNWESNCLEEVCGACSMVINGRPRQACSALIDKLEQPIRLEPMSTFPVQRDLSVDRSRMFDALKRVKAWIPIDGTHDLGPGPRMPEVDRQWAYELSKCMTCGVCLEACPNVNAKSEFIGPFAISQVRLFNEHPTGKMNRHERLDALMGDGGIGDCGNSQNCVQACPKGIPLTTSIAHMNKETTKHAVKKFFFS